The Rhodoferax ferrireducens T118 DNA segment GTGGCGGTGCACAAACACCTTGTCGCGCCACTCCTCGATGCTGGTGTGAATCTGCAGCGTTTCGCCGTAGGTGGCCGGGCGCAGGAATTTGGTGTTGATCTCCAGCAGCGGCGTGCCGATGATGCCGGTGGTCTTGACCAGCTCACGCCAGGGCGGCACGCCGCTCTGAATGAAGAAGTTCAGTGACGAGGCATCCATCCACTTGGCAAAGTTCGGAAAGAACACGATGCCGGCCGGGTCGCAGTCGCCAAACATCACGTTCACTTCATAAACAACCGTTTTACTCATGGAGTGCCTTTAACGCGGAGCCATGCGCAGTGCGCCATCAAGGCGGATCACCTCGCCGTTGAGGTGACAGTTGCTGACAATGTGTGCGGCCAACTGCGCAAACTCCTCGGGCTTGCCCAGACGCTGCGGGAACGGAATGCTGGCTGCCAGCGACACCTGCACGGCTTCAGGCAAGGTCTTCATCAGCGGCGTGGCGAACAGGCCGGGCGCAATGGTGCAGACGCGAATGCCGTGCTGCGCCAGATCACGCGCCATGGGCAGCGTCATGCCGGCCACACCGGCCTTGGAGGCGCTGTAGGCCTGCTGGCCGACCTGGCCGTCAAACGCGGCCACGGAGGCGGTGAACACCATGGCACCGCGCTCGCCGTCTTCCATGGGTTCAAGCTTGGCGCAGGCGGCGGCGAACAGGCGCGCCACGTTGTAGGTGCCGATCAGGTTGACGTTGACCACGCGCACAAAGTCTTCCAGCGGGGCGGCGTTGCCGTCCTTGCCGACGACCCGCTTGGCGCTGCCGATGCCGGCAATCTGCATCAGGATGCGGGCTGGGCCATGGGCGGCGGTGGCGGTGTCGATGGCGGCTTGCACGCTGTCCGGGCTGGTCACGTCACACTGGCAGGCCACGCCGCCAATTTCGGCGGCCACCTTTTCGGCGTTGGCCAGGTTCACGTCCAGAATCGCCACCTTGGCACCCAGGCGGGCCAGTTCGCGGGCGGTGGCTTCGCCCAAGCCGGAGCCACCACCGGTGACCAGAGCTGCTTGTCCTTGAATGTTCATGTTGAATGCTTTTGTGGGTTAGAGTTGAATGCTATTAAATATATAGCTGCTTGCGCTTGTTTTATAAGGGCTAGAGGCCAGTTTCTTATATAAAGACGGGATCAGACCGTCAGCGGGTTTTCCAGCAGCAGGGCAATGCCCTGGCCACCGCCGATGCAGGCGCTGGACACGCCGTAGCGCACATGGCTGCGCTGCATCTCGCGTGCCAGTGTCAGCGTCAGGCGCACACCGGTGCAGGCCAGCGGATGGCCCAGCGCAATGGCGCCGCCGTTGACATTGAGTTTGGACAGGTCCAGGCCCAGTTCACGCCCCACCGACAGGGTTTGCGCGCCTTGGGCCTCATTGATTTCGAAGCGGCCGATCTGGTCCAGCGTCAGCCCGGCGCGCTCCAGCAGCAGGCGGATAGCGGGTGCCGGGCCAATGCCCATGATCTCGGGCGGCACACCCACCACGGCAGCGGCCACCACGCGGGCCAGCGGTTTCTTGCCTTCAGCGCGGACATAGCCGCCTGAGGCGACGACGACCGCCGCAGCAGCGTCGACCAGCGCGGCGCTGTTGCCACCGGTCTGCACGCCACCGGGGTAGACGCTGCGCAGCTTGGCCAAGACCTCGACCGGCGAGATGCGGGCATGGGTGTCAAGCGCCACTTCGCTGCTTTTGCCCTGTAACTTGATGGCGCGGGTGGCGTAGCCTTCAAGCGCGAAATTTTCACTGACCACGGGCACGATTTCACCGGCGTGAAAGCCGCTTTGTTGCGCAGCCACTGCCTTGGCAAAGGAGCTGGAGGCAAAGGCATCCACCTCCTCGCGGGTGATGCCGTATTGCTTGGCCAGGTTTTCGGCGGTCTGGATCATGTTGATGCCCGCTGCCGAGTCATTCAGCGCTTCCCACATGTAGTCCTTGAAGCCGACCGGTGCACCCAGCTTGAAGCCGGTGCGGTGCTCAAAGGCGGCAATCGGGTTGCGTGTCATCGACTCGGTGCCCACCACCAGCGTCACGTCAGCGCAGCTGCTTTCGATTTGTTCACCGGCCTGGCGAAACAGCTCAAATCCGGTGCCGCAGATGCGCTGCGCCATCAGCGCGGGCACGTCTTGTGGCACACCGGCGTACAGGCCGATGTGACGCGGCAACATGAATTGCTCAAAGTCGCCCGGGGCCATGTTGCCGGTCAGCACCGAATTGATGTGTGCTGCGGGCACAGCTGCGCGCTCCAGCGCCGCACGGGCTGCCTTGATGCCCAGGTCAGTCGGCGAGATGTGACCCAGCGCACCACAGTAGTCCACCAGGGGGGTGCGCATGCCATCCAACATCCAGATGTCATCAAACGCGTTGAAAAATCCTTTGCTTGCCATGGTGTTGTGTCTTTCAGAGCGACTGGGGTTTCAAAATCGAAGCCAGCGAGTCATCGTGCAGCGCCGCCACGGTCTCGGCGCGGTGGGTCAGCACCGCCCGCTGGTTGATCGAGCCCTTGTCGGTCACCTCGCCGCGGTCCAGTGTGGGCGGTTCGGCCAGCAGGCACATGCGGGCAATCCGGCTGGCACTGCCGGTGGCAATCTTGTTCAGCTCGTTCATCACCTTCTGGAACTGATCCAACACCGGCGCACGGGTCAGCACATCGGCCATCGGCGTGCTGGCAGGCAGGCCACTCAAGGCCCGTACCGCCTGGGTAGGGAACACCATGGCACCCACCTCCTTCAAGTTGATGCCGGTCAGCACCACGTCCTGAATGTAGGGGGCACCGGCGGCAATGATCTTGGCGCGCAGCGGCCCGACACTCACAAAGGTGCCAGTGGCCAGTTTGAAGTCTTCGGCAATACGACCATCAAATTTGAGGCCCTGGTGCACATCGGTCTCATCGATCCATTTCACCGCGTCACCTGAGCAGAAATAACCTTCTTCGTCAAAGTGTTTGGCGGTCTCATTGGGGGCGCGCCAGTAGCCGGGCGTGATGTTGGGGCCGCGGTAGCGGACCTCGGTCTTGCCATCCACATCAACCAGTTTCAGGTCCATGCCCGGTGTGGGCACGCCCAGATCGCCCGCCTTGACGTTGGGGTTGGTGACAAAAATCGCGAACGGACCGGACTCGGTCATGCCCAGGCCGGTGCTCATCACAATGCGCTCGCCGATTTCTCTTTCTTCGGATTCAAACAAGCTGTCCCAGATCGGCTGAGCCATGGCGGCACCAGCGTAGAAAAACATCTTGACGCGCGAGAGCAGGTTTTTGCGCAGTACGTCATCGGTCTGCATGGCGGCGGCAATCGCCTCAAAACCGGTGGGCACGTTGAAGTACACCGTGGGTGCGATCTCGCGCAGGTTGCGCAGGGTTTCCGCCATGAGGGCGGGGGTGGGTTTGCCGTCGTCGATGTAGAGCGTGCCACCGTGGTAAAGCACCATGCCAAAGTTGTGGTTGCCGCCGAAAGTGTGGTTCCAGGGCAGCCAATCCACCAGCACCAAGGGTTCCTGCGCCAGCACCGGCATGGATTGGGCCATCTGCTGCTGGTTGGCGCACCACATGCGCTGGGTGTTGATCACCGCCTTGGGCAGGCTGGTGGAACCGCTGGTGAACAAAAATTTGACGATGGTGTCTGGACCGGTCGCTTGCATGGCCGCATCAACCGCGGGTGTGACAGGCGTGTTCAGAAGGTCGGCAAAGGTCGTGTGGTCGCGGCCATCAATCTGGCCTTGGGTCAGCACGACTTCAATATCAGCAGGCAGGGCTGCGTTGATGGCCTTTGCGTATCGCGTGGCATCCGCCGCAAACACCAGGCCGGGCGTGACGGTTTTGATCACGTGACGCAGCTTGTCATAGTCAACGCTGACCAGCGAATAGGCGGGTGAAGTCGGCACAAATGGCACACCAGCCACCAGGCATCCCAGCGCCAACAGGGCGTGTTCCAAGTCGTTTTCAGACAGGATAACCACCGGGTTTTTGGTGCTCAAGCCGCGGTGAATCAGCGCCTGCGCAATACACCGTGCGTGGCGCCAGGCCTGGCCATAGGTGATGCACTTCCACTCGCCCTTGCTGCCATCCGGCAGTTTTTCACGTTGCGCGATGTAGATGCGGTCAGGCGCCGTGGCAGCCCAGTGTGCCAGCCGGTCGGTTATGCGCTCGGGGTAGTCTTGCAAGGCTTGCTCGGCTTTTAGGTAATGCACGCCGGGTGCGCCGTCGCGTAAGTCAACGCGGGTCACCCCAAAGGTCAACGGTCGAAATTTCGGCTCTGTCATCGTTTGTCTCCAACGGATGTATTTTTTTGCTTGGCTTGTCACGGCAATTCCAGCCCGTGCCGCCCCCTCCGGGGCAACTCTCTCAGGCTATTCGGACCTTGTCGGCCCGGCCTTCCAGAAAGGCGCGCACGCGCTCCTTGGCGGCCGGTGCGCTTTGGGCAATGGCGGCCATCATGGCTTCGGTCATGAAGCCCTGGTCAGCGGGTTGATCGGCAATGCGCGGCAGCACGTGGGTCAGCGCGTAGTTGGTCATGGGGGCGTTGCCGGCAATGCGCACCGCCAGTTCACAAGCCTTGTCAAAGGCCGTGCCAGCGGGTACCAGGTATTGCGCCAGGCCGATGCGTTCGCCATCTTGCGCATTGAACACGCGTCCGGTCAGCATCATGTCGGTCATGCGCGCGGTACCGATCAGGCGCGGGATGCGCACCGCACCACCGCCGCCGACAAAGATGCCGCGCGAGCCTTCGGGCAGGGCATAGAAGGTGGTGTCGTCGGCCACGCGGATGTGGCAGGCACTGGCCAGCTCCAGGCCACCACCCACCACCGCGCCGTGCAGCGCCGCAATGACGGGCACCGGGCCGTATTGCACGTGTTCCAGGGCGGCATGCCACATGCGGGAGTGGAACACGCCCTGGCTGGCATCACGCTCTTGCAGTTCGCTCAAATCAAGCCCGGCGCAGAAGTGTTCACCCTCGCCGTCGATGACAGCAGCACGCACGCTGGCGGGCATTTTTTCAAACAGACCGCGCAGGGCCAGAATCAGGCCGTCGTTCAAGGCGTTGCGCTTGCTGCCACGAGTCAGGCGGATGATGGCGACTTCCTGTTGCTCGCCGTAGAGTTCAAAGTGGATGTGTTTTTTGTCCATGATGGGTTCCTTCTGGGTCTAATTATGGTTATATTTAATAACTACAATCAAGCCCGAAGCCGGTCAATTTACTAAGTGTTTTCCCTAGCCAACCAAAATCACAGGAGACTTTCATGGACGTTAAAAACCTTGTCGCCATCGATATTCACACCCATGCGGAAGTGAGTTGCTGGAACCCGTTTGACAGTTATGGCGAGGAGTACGACCGCGCGGCCGACAAGTACTTTCGCAACAGCCGCAGGCCGACCATCGCGGAGACCATTGCCTACTACCGCGAGC contains these protein-coding regions:
- a CDS encoding acyl-CoA thioesterase — its product is MSKTVVYEVNVMFGDCDPAGIVFFPNFAKWMDASSLNFFIQSGVPPWRELVKTTGIIGTPLLEINTKFLRPATYGETLQIHTSIEEWRDKVFVHRHLIKRGDELLCEGTEVRAFCMRLPDSDRIKAIPVPADIKALCC
- a CDS encoding SDR family NAD(P)-dependent oxidoreductase, producing MNIQGQAALVTGGGSGLGEATARELARLGAKVAILDVNLANAEKVAAEIGGVACQCDVTSPDSVQAAIDTATAAHGPARILMQIAGIGSAKRVVGKDGNAAPLEDFVRVVNVNLIGTYNVARLFAAACAKLEPMEDGERGAMVFTASVAAFDGQVGQQAYSASKAGVAGMTLPMARDLAQHGIRVCTIAPGLFATPLMKTLPEAVQVSLAASIPFPQRLGKPEEFAQLAAHIVSNCHLNGEVIRLDGALRMAPR
- a CDS encoding thiolase family protein, giving the protein MASKGFFNAFDDIWMLDGMRTPLVDYCGALGHISPTDLGIKAARAALERAAVPAAHINSVLTGNMAPGDFEQFMLPRHIGLYAGVPQDVPALMAQRICGTGFELFRQAGEQIESSCADVTLVVGTESMTRNPIAAFEHRTGFKLGAPVGFKDYMWEALNDSAAGINMIQTAENLAKQYGITREEVDAFASSSFAKAVAAQQSGFHAGEIVPVVSENFALEGYATRAIKLQGKSSEVALDTHARISPVEVLAKLRSVYPGGVQTGGNSAALVDAAAAVVVASGGYVRAEGKKPLARVVAAAVVGVPPEIMGIGPAPAIRLLLERAGLTLDQIGRFEINEAQGAQTLSVGRELGLDLSKLNVNGGAIALGHPLACTGVRLTLTLAREMQRSHVRYGVSSACIGGGQGIALLLENPLTV
- a CDS encoding feruloyl-CoA synthase, producing MTEPKFRPLTFGVTRVDLRDGAPGVHYLKAEQALQDYPERITDRLAHWAATAPDRIYIAQREKLPDGSKGEWKCITYGQAWRHARCIAQALIHRGLSTKNPVVILSENDLEHALLALGCLVAGVPFVPTSPAYSLVSVDYDKLRHVIKTVTPGLVFAADATRYAKAINAALPADIEVVLTQGQIDGRDHTTFADLLNTPVTPAVDAAMQATGPDTIVKFLFTSGSTSLPKAVINTQRMWCANQQQMAQSMPVLAQEPLVLVDWLPWNHTFGGNHNFGMVLYHGGTLYIDDGKPTPALMAETLRNLREIAPTVYFNVPTGFEAIAAAMQTDDVLRKNLLSRVKMFFYAGAAMAQPIWDSLFESEEREIGERIVMSTGLGMTESGPFAIFVTNPNVKAGDLGVPTPGMDLKLVDVDGKTEVRYRGPNITPGYWRAPNETAKHFDEEGYFCSGDAVKWIDETDVHQGLKFDGRIAEDFKLATGTFVSVGPLRAKIIAAGAPYIQDVVLTGINLKEVGAMVFPTQAVRALSGLPASTPMADVLTRAPVLDQFQKVMNELNKIATGSASRIARMCLLAEPPTLDRGEVTDKGSINQRAVLTHRAETVAALHDDSLASILKPQSL
- a CDS encoding crotonase/enoyl-CoA hydratase family protein, which gives rise to MDKKHIHFELYGEQQEVAIIRLTRGSKRNALNDGLILALRGLFEKMPASVRAAVIDGEGEHFCAGLDLSELQERDASQGVFHSRMWHAALEHVQYGPVPVIAALHGAVVGGGLELASACHIRVADDTTFYALPEGSRGIFVGGGGAVRIPRLIGTARMTDMMLTGRVFNAQDGERIGLAQYLVPAGTAFDKACELAVRIAGNAPMTNYALTHVLPRIADQPADQGFMTEAMMAAIAQSAPAAKERVRAFLEGRADKVRIA